The following are from one region of the Streptomyces fradiae genome:
- a CDS encoding DUF6126 family protein, whose translation MSEKSVPVTGEERGEGKFPKGLVLRLFAYLVAGHVFAAFLYLLFSMGGK comes from the coding sequence ATGTCCGAGAAGTCCGTACCGGTCACCGGCGAGGAGCGCGGTGAGGGCAAGTTCCCCAAGGGTCTGGTGCTCCGGCTCTTCGCCTATCTGGTCGCCGGCCACGTCTTCGCCGCGTTCCTCTATCTGCTCTTCTCCATGGGCGGGAAGTAG
- a CDS encoding tyrosine-protein phosphatase — MTRATTEPELTGVRNFRDLGGLPTVDGRSVRPGHLFRSGHLAHATAEDAAFLTTLGLHTVFDFRNEADRRIEGADVELPGVRNVNIPLNDPADGKEFWKLVRDGDLDQLRGILGDGKAAARMSDSYRKMIVERTAEHSRILHAMAEDSVPALMHCAAGKDRAGLAIAISLLAVGVEHEAIEADYVKSNAPHRRYKVQRSSTAPDGMSPEVMELLAPLFDARVEYLRAAFGTIEESWGSVDVYLAEGLRLAPETRERLRGRLLTEA; from the coding sequence GTGACGCGAGCGACGACCGAGCCCGAACTCACCGGCGTACGCAACTTCCGCGATCTGGGCGGACTGCCGACCGTGGACGGCCGGTCCGTGCGCCCCGGGCACCTCTTCCGCAGCGGTCACCTGGCGCACGCCACCGCCGAGGACGCGGCCTTCCTCACCACGCTGGGGCTGCACACGGTCTTCGACTTCCGCAACGAGGCCGACCGGCGGATCGAGGGCGCGGACGTCGAGCTCCCGGGCGTGCGAAATGTGAACATACCGCTCAACGACCCGGCCGACGGCAAGGAGTTCTGGAAGCTGGTCCGCGACGGCGACCTGGACCAGCTGCGCGGGATCCTGGGCGACGGCAAGGCCGCGGCCCGGATGTCCGACTCGTACCGGAAGATGATCGTCGAGCGGACCGCCGAGCACAGCCGGATCCTGCACGCGATGGCCGAGGACAGCGTCCCCGCCCTGATGCACTGCGCGGCCGGCAAGGACCGGGCCGGTCTGGCGATCGCGATCTCGCTGCTCGCGGTCGGCGTCGAGCACGAGGCGATCGAGGCGGACTACGTGAAGTCCAACGCCCCGCACCGCCGCTACAAGGTGCAGCGCAGCTCCACCGCCCCGGACGGGATGTCGCCGGAGGTGATGGAGCTGCTGGCGCCGCTGTTCGACGCGCGGGTGGAGTATCTGCGGGCCGCGTTCGGGACCATCGAGGAGAGCTGGGGCTCGGTCGACGTCTATCTGGCGGAGGGGCTGCGGCTCGCCCCGGAGACCCGGGAGCGGCTGCGCGGGCGGCTGCTCACCGAGGCGTAA
- a CDS encoding peptidoglycan DD-metalloendopeptidase family protein yields the protein MPAKGKHRRTKANPITRGFVAAGAGGAVVALPLIGATGAHAAEQAAPAARPAVAAVAPAAVTPAKAPAAKGTSYTVVRGDYLSKIATEHHLAGGWQKLYRDNRQVVGENPSLILPGMKLTLGAKNTAKAAPAHQAAPAPKAAPKSSAKNGDTAPSRASRGSERTAAPAAADSSSSSAESASVGATSSSGWVAPVSGGISTPYRASGSMWSSGYHTGVDFIASTGTTVRAVGPGTVYSAGWGGAYGNQVVIQHADGTFSQYGHLSSLSVSAGQTVSGGQQIGLSGATGNVTGPHLHFEIRTGPDYGSDIDPLAVLRQHGVSI from the coding sequence ATGCCCGCGAAGGGTAAGCACCGCCGTACCAAGGCCAACCCGATCACCCGCGGGTTCGTGGCCGCCGGCGCCGGAGGCGCCGTCGTCGCCCTCCCGCTGATCGGCGCGACCGGCGCGCACGCCGCCGAGCAGGCCGCCCCCGCCGCCCGCCCGGCCGTCGCCGCCGTGGCGCCCGCCGCCGTCACCCCCGCCAAGGCCCCGGCCGCCAAGGGCACGAGCTACACCGTCGTGCGCGGCGACTACCTGTCGAAGATCGCCACCGAGCACCACCTGGCCGGCGGCTGGCAGAAGCTCTACCGCGACAACCGCCAGGTCGTCGGCGAGAACCCCTCGCTGATCCTGCCCGGCATGAAGCTCACCCTCGGCGCCAAGAACACCGCCAAGGCCGCGCCCGCTCACCAGGCCGCCCCCGCGCCGAAGGCCGCGCCGAAGAGCTCCGCCAAGAACGGCGACACCGCGCCGAGCCGCGCCTCCCGCGGCAGCGAGCGCACCGCGGCCCCGGCCGCCGCCGACTCCTCCTCGTCCTCCGCCGAGTCCGCCTCGGTCGGCGCGACCTCCTCCTCCGGCTGGGTCGCCCCGGTCAGCGGCGGCATCTCCACCCCGTACCGCGCCTCCGGCTCCATGTGGTCCTCCGGCTACCACACCGGTGTCGACTTCATCGCCTCCACCGGCACCACCGTCCGCGCGGTCGGCCCCGGCACCGTCTACTCCGCCGGCTGGGGCGGTGCCTACGGCAACCAGGTCGTCATCCAGCACGCCGACGGCACCTTCTCGCAGTACGGCCACCTCTCCTCGCTGTCCGTCTCCGCCGGCCAGACCGTGAGCGGCGGCCAGCAGATCGGCCTCTCCGGCGCCACCGGCAACGTCACCGGTCCGCACCTGCACTTCGAGATCCGCACCGGGCCGGACTACGGCTCCGACATCGACCCGCTGGCCGTCCTGCGCCAGCACGGCGTGAGCATCTGA
- a CDS encoding SGNH/GDSL hydrolase family protein has translation MADDSRSTENNSFGSYAAIGDSFTEGVGDPGPDGSFVGWADRFAVLLADEMPEHDDFRYANLAVRGRLLDQIVAEQVPRAKELAPDLVTFCAGGNDIIRPGTDPDDVAERFERAVADLTSAVGTVMVTTGFDTRDVTLLKHLRGKIATYNGHVRAVADRYGCPVLDLWSLRSVQDRRAWDEDRLHLSPEGHTRVALRAAQVLGMAVPADPEQPWPPEPPRGTLEVRKDDIHWAREYLVPWIGRRLRGESSGDHVEAKRPDLMPL, from the coding sequence GTGGCAGACGATTCGAGATCTACAGAAAACAACTCATTCGGGTCGTACGCGGCGATCGGTGACAGCTTCACCGAGGGCGTCGGAGATCCCGGGCCCGACGGGTCGTTCGTCGGCTGGGCGGACCGGTTCGCGGTCCTGCTCGCCGACGAGATGCCGGAGCACGACGACTTCCGGTACGCCAATCTCGCCGTACGGGGGCGCCTCCTGGACCAGATCGTCGCGGAACAGGTCCCGCGGGCGAAGGAACTCGCCCCCGACCTCGTGACCTTCTGCGCCGGCGGGAACGACATCATCCGCCCCGGCACCGACCCCGACGACGTCGCCGAGCGCTTCGAGCGCGCCGTGGCCGACCTCACCTCCGCCGTCGGCACCGTCATGGTGACCACCGGCTTCGACACCCGCGACGTGACCCTGCTCAAGCACCTGCGGGGCAAGATCGCCACCTACAACGGGCACGTCCGGGCGGTCGCCGACCGGTACGGCTGCCCGGTGCTCGACCTGTGGTCGCTGCGGTCCGTCCAGGACCGGCGGGCCTGGGACGAGGACCGGCTCCACCTCTCGCCCGAGGGCCACACCCGGGTCGCGCTGCGCGCCGCCCAGGTCCTCGGCATGGCGGTGCCCGCCGACCCGGAGCAGCCGTGGCCCCCGGAGCCGCCGCGCGGCACCCTGGAGGTCCGCAAGGACGACATCCACTGGGCCAGGGAGTACCTGGTGCCGTGGATCGGGCGCCGGCTGCGGGGCGAGAGCTCCGGCGACCACGTCGAGGCCAAGCGCCCCGACCTGATGCCGCTCTAG
- a CDS encoding STM4011 family radical SAM protein, whose protein sequence is MDLTVLYRGPLASCDYDCPYCPFAKRRDSPERLRADRAALERFAGWAAGQSGDRLRILFTPWGEGLVRSWYRRTLVELSRLPQVERVAIQTNLSCRTDWLAEADLDTVALWCTYHPGQTPYERFLGKCRELAGRGVRFSVGIVGLPEHREHARRLRAELPEQVYLWVNAAEGHTYTDAEAAGWTELDPLFPYSRHPHASAGLPCRTGESVISVDGDGTVRRCHFVRAELGNLYDGSYRAALRPRPCPLAVCDCHIGYVHLETLPLYDVFAGGVLERVPANLAAHTGLKLLRS, encoded by the coding sequence ATGGACCTGACCGTGCTCTACCGGGGGCCGCTCGCCTCCTGCGACTACGACTGCCCCTACTGCCCCTTCGCCAAGCGGCGCGACAGCCCGGAGCGGCTGCGGGCCGACCGGGCCGCCCTGGAGCGCTTCGCCGGCTGGGCGGCCGGGCAGAGCGGGGACCGGCTGCGGATCCTCTTCACCCCGTGGGGCGAGGGCCTGGTGCGGTCCTGGTACCGGCGCACGCTCGTCGAGCTCTCGCGCCTTCCGCAGGTGGAGCGGGTGGCGATCCAGACCAATCTGAGCTGCCGCACCGACTGGCTGGCGGAGGCCGACCTCGACACCGTGGCTCTGTGGTGCACCTACCACCCGGGCCAGACGCCGTACGAGCGCTTCCTCGGCAAGTGCCGGGAGCTGGCCGGGCGCGGGGTGCGCTTCAGCGTGGGGATCGTGGGGCTGCCCGAGCACCGGGAGCACGCCCGGCGGCTGCGCGCCGAGCTGCCGGAGCAGGTGTACCTGTGGGTGAACGCGGCCGAGGGGCACACGTACACCGACGCGGAGGCGGCCGGCTGGACGGAGCTCGACCCGCTCTTCCCGTACAGCCGGCATCCGCACGCCTCGGCGGGGCTGCCGTGCCGCACGGGCGAGTCGGTGATCTCGGTGGACGGCGACGGCACGGTGCGGCGCTGCCACTTCGTACGGGCCGAGCTCGGCAACCTCTACGACGGCTCGTACCGGGCGGCGCTGCGGCCCCGGCCGTGCCCGCTGGCGGTGTGCGACTGCCACATCGGCTATGTGCACCTGGAGACACTGCCGCTGTACGACGTGTTCGCCGGGGGCGTCCTGGAACGCGTCCCGGCGAACCTCGCCGCGCACACCGGACTGAAGCTGCTCCGGAGCTAG
- a CDS encoding STM4012 family radical SAM protein, whose amino-acid sequence MSAVTEAVRPYTSYVYAYPHKTAYRPLPDRPALAGLWADEPKDALSLYAHIPFCEVRCGFCNLFTRIGAPDELTTRYLDALDRQATAVREALGDAAPVRFATAAFGGGTPTFLTAAELERLCDIAERRMGADLRAVPLSVETSPSTATADRLAVLAERGATRLSIGVQSFVEAEARAAVRPQRRAEVEAALGRIRDTGVPVLNIDLIYGIDGQTEASWRRSLDAALVWRPEELYLYPLYVRPLTGLGRKGPAESDREWDERRLRLYRHGRDHLLARGYEQVSMRMFRRADAPALGPDDHACQTDGMIGLGCGARSYTSRLHYSFDYAVGMPEIRSIIDTYTGTRDFSRAEVGRRVDAGEARRRHLLQSLLQAAGMPLADYAARFGGSPFDDFGAELARFEERGWLDTGAPAGLLRLSPEGLAHSDGLGPELFSPAVRAAMAAYEAK is encoded by the coding sequence ATGAGCGCCGTGACCGAGGCGGTCCGCCCGTACACCAGCTACGTCTACGCCTATCCGCACAAGACGGCCTACCGTCCGCTGCCCGACCGGCCCGCGCTCGCCGGGCTGTGGGCGGACGAGCCGAAGGACGCGCTGTCCCTCTACGCGCACATACCCTTCTGCGAGGTCCGCTGCGGCTTCTGCAACCTCTTCACCCGGATCGGCGCCCCGGACGAGCTGACCACCCGCTATCTCGACGCGCTCGACCGGCAGGCGACGGCGGTGCGCGAGGCGCTGGGCGACGCGGCACCGGTGCGGTTCGCCACGGCCGCGTTCGGCGGGGGCACACCCACCTTCCTCACCGCGGCCGAGCTGGAGCGGCTGTGCGACATCGCCGAGCGGCGGATGGGCGCCGACCTGCGGGCGGTGCCGCTGTCCGTGGAGACCTCGCCGTCGACGGCGACCGCCGACCGGCTCGCGGTGCTCGCGGAGCGCGGCGCGACCCGGCTGAGCATCGGAGTGCAGAGCTTCGTCGAGGCCGAGGCGCGGGCGGCGGTCCGCCCGCAGCGCCGGGCCGAGGTCGAGGCGGCCCTCGGCCGGATCCGCGACACCGGCGTCCCGGTCCTCAACATCGACCTGATCTACGGCATCGACGGCCAGACCGAGGCGAGCTGGCGCCGCTCGCTCGACGCCGCCCTCGTCTGGCGCCCAGAAGAGCTCTATCTGTATCCGCTGTACGTGCGGCCGCTCACCGGTCTGGGCCGCAAGGGCCCGGCCGAGAGCGACCGGGAGTGGGACGAGCGGCGGCTGCGGCTCTACCGGCACGGCCGCGACCACCTCCTGGCTCGGGGCTACGAGCAGGTGTCGATGCGCATGTTCCGGCGCGCGGACGCACCGGCCCTCGGCCCGGACGACCACGCCTGCCAGACCGACGGCATGATCGGCCTGGGCTGCGGCGCCCGCTCCTACACCTCGCGGCTGCACTACTCCTTCGACTACGCGGTCGGCATGCCCGAGATCCGCTCGATCATCGACACCTACACCGGCACGCGGGACTTCTCCCGGGCCGAGGTGGGCCGCCGGGTCGACGCGGGCGAGGCGCGCCGCCGGCACCTCCTCCAGTCGCTCCTCCAGGCCGCCGGGATGCCGCTCGCCGACTACGCGGCCCGGTTCGGCGGTTCGCCGTTCGACGACTTCGGGGCCGAGCTGGCCCGCTTCGAGGAGCGCGGCTGGCTGGACACCGGCGCCCCCGCCGGGCTGCTCCGGCTCTCCCCCGAGGGCCTGGCGCACTCCGACGGGCTCGGGCCCGAGCTGTTCTCCCCGGCGGTGCGGGCGGCCATGGCCGCGTACGAGGCCAAGTAG
- a CDS encoding STM4013/SEN3800 family hydrolase, with amino-acid sequence MNAIVGSHDLLLVTLDTLRFDVAAELAAEGRIPNLARHLPGGSWERRHAPGSFTYASHQAMFAGFLPTPATPGPHPRLFAARFAGSETTADGTFVFHDTPDLVSALAHEGYRTVCVGGVGFFNEQPPLGTVLPGLFQESHWEPSFGVASPTSFESQVARAEEVVAALPRARRLFLFVNVSALHQPNWFHLEGASREAGDSRATHAAALEYVDRHIGRLFAAMSSRRDCFAIVCSDHGTAYGDDGFTGHRLGHESVWTVPYAQFVLPGPDAHEDGAA; translated from the coding sequence ATGAACGCGATCGTGGGCAGCCACGATCTGCTCCTGGTCACGCTCGACACCCTGCGCTTCGACGTGGCCGCCGAACTCGCCGCCGAGGGCCGCATACCGAACCTGGCCCGGCATCTGCCGGGCGGGTCCTGGGAGCGGCGGCACGCGCCCGGCAGCTTCACCTACGCCTCCCACCAGGCGATGTTCGCGGGCTTCCTGCCGACCCCGGCGACGCCCGGTCCGCACCCGCGGCTCTTCGCGGCCCGGTTCGCGGGCAGCGAGACCACCGCCGACGGCACCTTCGTCTTCCACGACACGCCCGATCTGGTGTCGGCGCTCGCGCACGAGGGCTACCGCACGGTGTGTGTCGGCGGGGTGGGCTTCTTCAACGAGCAGCCGCCGCTCGGCACGGTGCTGCCCGGTCTGTTCCAGGAGAGCCACTGGGAGCCGTCCTTCGGGGTGGCCTCGCCGACCTCCTTCGAGTCCCAGGTCGCCCGCGCCGAGGAGGTCGTCGCAGCGCTGCCGCGGGCCCGCCGGCTGTTCCTCTTCGTCAACGTCTCGGCGCTTCACCAGCCCAACTGGTTCCATCTGGAAGGCGCGAGCCGCGAGGCCGGCGACTCCCGCGCCACCCACGCCGCCGCCCTCGAGTACGTGGACCGGCACATCGGGCGCCTGTTCGCCGCGATGAGCAGCCGCCGCGACTGCTTCGCCATCGTCTGCTCCGACCACGGCACGGCCTACGGCGACGACGGCTTCACCGGACACCGGCTCGGCCACGAGAGCGTGTGGACGGTGCCGTACGCGCAGTTCGTCCTTCCCGGCCCGGACGCCCACGAGGACGGTGCCGCATGA
- a CDS encoding STM4014 family protein has protein sequence MTSAASPRPDRPGLAVVGNPGSRRVRFFLDAVAAAGLPAARVVPWLDVLRGTAEFRSGETVRVDSPGEDPEVDRLLRGTDDPTRAEGSRRWYEAFTGALPELAARVAAAGAALVDDPAETAVLFDKRLTHGRLRAAGVPVPDSPTSGPGGPPVRGWADLRALMAGAGLARVFVKPAHGSSASGVLALETAGGGRVQATTSVERAPDGRLFNSLRVRRYGTEAEVAALVDALAPDGLHIERWIPKAALQGRAADLRVVVVDGRATHAVVRTSRSPLTNLHLGGARGDLAAVRAATATAGGRFADALAVCERAAAAFPGTHCVGVDLLPAAGWRRFSVGEVNAFGDLLPGLTGLPGSGAEDQDTYAAQVAALLRTRTSLRTPSTTGTSTP, from the coding sequence GTGACCTCCGCCGCGAGCCCCCGCCCGGATCGGCCCGGCCTGGCCGTCGTCGGCAACCCCGGAAGCCGCCGGGTCCGGTTCTTCCTGGACGCGGTGGCGGCCGCCGGGCTGCCCGCGGCGCGGGTGGTGCCGTGGCTCGACGTGCTGCGCGGGACCGCGGAGTTCCGCTCCGGCGAGACCGTGCGGGTCGACAGCCCCGGGGAGGACCCGGAGGTGGACCGGCTGCTGCGCGGCACGGACGACCCGACCCGGGCGGAGGGCTCGCGGCGCTGGTACGAGGCGTTCACCGGCGCCCTGCCGGAGCTCGCCGCGCGGGTGGCGGCGGCCGGGGCGGCCCTGGTGGACGACCCGGCCGAGACCGCCGTCCTGTTCGACAAGCGGCTGACCCACGGGCGGCTGCGGGCGGCCGGGGTGCCCGTGCCGGACTCCCCCACCTCCGGCCCGGGCGGGCCGCCGGTGCGCGGCTGGGCGGACCTGCGGGCCCTGATGGCCGGCGCCGGTCTGGCCCGGGTGTTCGTGAAGCCCGCCCACGGCTCCTCCGCCTCGGGCGTCCTCGCCCTGGAGACCGCGGGCGGCGGCCGGGTCCAGGCCACCACCTCGGTGGAACGGGCCCCGGACGGACGCCTGTTCAACTCGCTGCGGGTGCGCCGTTACGGCACCGAGGCCGAGGTCGCCGCCCTGGTGGACGCCCTCGCGCCGGACGGCCTGCACATCGAGCGCTGGATACCGAAGGCCGCCCTGCAGGGCCGGGCCGCCGATCTGCGGGTCGTGGTGGTCGACGGCCGGGCCACCCATGCCGTGGTGCGCACCAGCCGCTCCCCCCTGACCAATCTGCATCTGGGCGGCGCCCGCGGCGACCTGGCCGCCGTCCGGGCCGCGACCGCCACGGCCGGCGGCCGGTTCGCCGACGCGCTCGCCGTGTGCGAGCGGGCCGCTGCCGCCTTCCCCGGCACCCACTGCGTGGGGGTCGACCTGCTGCCGGCCGCCGGCTGGCGCCGCTTCTCGGTCGGCGAGGTCAACGCCTTCGGCGACCTGCTGCCCGGGCTCACCGGACTGCCGGGCAGCGGGGCCGAGGACCAGGACACCTACGCCGCCCAGGTCGCCGCCCTGCTCCGTACCCGAACCTCCCTCAGGACCCCGAGCACCACAGGAACCAGCACGCCGTGA
- a CDS encoding STM4015 family protein, whose translation MTIGNYLREFHDLPVFEFPAPGGKAAAAELPDPAAVAWRLSAATYAEPGDEHWEDLFPRFVDAVDTAKVRAVVVGGWDEAFENSSAAIVEALVAAKDRLPALEAVFLGDMLSEDCEISWIMQSDVTPLLAAYPGLRTLAVRGASGLEFPPVRHEGLRRLVVQTGGLPADVVRSIGACDFPALEHLELWLGRDDYGNDTTPADLEPILSGTRLPALRYLGLRNSDAQDEVVAAVASAPVVARLETLDLSMGELTDQGAEALLAGQPLTHLKRLDLSHHFLSDETAERVTAALAPHGVAVDVSDRQVPHEYNGERYRYTAVGE comes from the coding sequence ATGACCATCGGGAATTACCTGCGGGAGTTCCACGACCTGCCCGTGTTCGAGTTCCCCGCCCCCGGCGGGAAGGCGGCGGCCGCCGAGCTGCCCGACCCCGCCGCGGTGGCCTGGCGACTCTCCGCGGCCACCTACGCCGAGCCCGGGGACGAGCACTGGGAAGATCTCTTCCCCCGCTTCGTCGACGCCGTGGACACCGCGAAGGTCCGGGCCGTGGTCGTCGGCGGCTGGGACGAGGCGTTCGAGAACTCCTCGGCCGCCATCGTCGAGGCGCTGGTCGCCGCGAAGGACCGGCTGCCCGCCCTGGAGGCGGTGTTCCTCGGCGACATGCTGTCCGAGGACTGCGAGATCTCCTGGATCATGCAGTCCGACGTCACCCCGCTGCTCGCCGCCTACCCCGGGCTGCGCACGCTCGCCGTCCGCGGCGCCAGCGGTCTGGAATTCCCGCCGGTGCGGCACGAGGGCCTGCGCCGGCTCGTCGTGCAGACCGGCGGTCTGCCGGCCGACGTGGTCCGCTCCATCGGCGCCTGCGACTTCCCGGCCCTGGAGCACCTGGAGCTGTGGCTCGGCCGGGACGACTACGGCAACGACACCACGCCCGCCGACCTGGAGCCGATCCTGTCCGGCACCCGGCTGCCCGCGCTGCGGTATCTGGGACTGCGGAACAGCGACGCCCAGGACGAGGTCGTCGCCGCCGTCGCGAGCGCCCCCGTCGTCGCCCGCCTGGAGACGCTGGACCTGTCCATGGGCGAGCTCACCGACCAGGGCGCCGAGGCGCTGCTCGCCGGGCAGCCGCTCACCCACCTGAAGCGGCTCGACCTGTCGCACCACTTCCTCTCCGACGAGACGGCCGAGCGCGTCACCGCCGCGCTCGCCCCGCACGGCGTCGCCGTGGACGTGAGCGACCGCCAGGTCCCCCACGAGTACAACGGCGAGCGCTACCGCTACACCGCGGTCGGCGAGTGA